A stretch of the Fusobacterium varium genome encodes the following:
- a CDS encoding amino acid ABC transporter permease — MSKTKMISYISTFILLAVLYFILTGMIGAGFISRYQTNILTLICINIILAVSLNVTVGCLGQITIGHAGFMSVGAYAAALFAKSGIVEGIPGYILALIIGGIVAGIIGIIIGIPALRLNGDYLAIITLAFGEIIRVLIEYFSFTGGAQGLRGIPRFNKFGVIYIIMAVSVMMMFSVMTSRHGRAVLSIREDEIASGASGINTTYYKTFAFTISAVFAGVAGGVYAHYLGILGARQFDYNYSINILVMVVLGGMGSFTGSILSAIALTILPEVLRGFSDYRMIVYSLLLIMTMIFRPTGLLGRKEFQITKVIERFMKKKGDTNE; from the coding sequence ATGTCAAAAACAAAGATGATTAGTTATATTTCAACGTTTATTTTATTAGCAGTTCTTTATTTTATACTTACAGGTATGATTGGAGCTGGATTTATTTCAAGATATCAGACAAATATTCTTACACTTATCTGTATAAATATAATTCTTGCTGTAAGCCTTAATGTTACAGTGGGATGTCTGGGGCAGATAACTATTGGACATGCTGGATTTATGTCTGTTGGTGCATATGCTGCTGCTTTATTTGCTAAAAGCGGAATTGTTGAAGGAATTCCTGGATACATTCTGGCTCTTATTATCGGAGGAATAGTTGCTGGAATTATTGGTATTATCATTGGTATTCCGGCTCTTAGATTAAATGGAGATTATCTTGCCATTATTACTCTGGCATTTGGAGAAATCATAAGAGTACTTATTGAATATTTCAGTTTTACTGGAGGAGCACAAGGGCTTCGTGGAATTCCTCGTTTCAATAAATTTGGTGTTATTTATATAATTATGGCTGTGTCTGTTATGATGATGTTTTCAGTCATGACCAGCAGACATGGACGGGCTGTTTTATCCATTCGTGAAGACGAAATAGCAAGTGGTGCTTCTGGTATCAATACTACATATTATAAAACATTTGCATTTACTATTTCAGCTGTATTTGCAGGAGTGGCTGGAGGAGTTTATGCACATTATCTTGGTATATTAGGTGCAAGACAGTTTGACTATAACTATTCAATCAACATATTGGTAATGGTTGTGCTTGGAGGAATGGGAAGCTTTACAGGTTCTATCCTTTCAGCAATAGCCTTAACTATTCTTCCAGAGGTTCTTCGTGGATTCTCTGATTATCGTATGATAGTTTATTCTCTGCTCCTTATTATGACAATGATATTCCGTCCAACTGGATTATTAGGACGTAAAGAATTCCAGATAACTAAAGTGATTGAAAGATTTATGAAGAAAAAAGGTGATACAAATGAGTAA
- a CDS encoding putative efflux pump protein, translating into MSYTIAKKFNLLSLLKFTVPAIIMMLFMSLYTIVDGIFISRLIGTTALSGLNIVYPFISFIHAVAIMFAAGGSAIIAKKMGEGRDEEARNTFSLIVYTGIFIGICISVFGNVFINEIVRFLGASPVLEKYSYDYLRVIISFTPFFILQILFQTFFITAGRPELGLRMTIVSGITNAVLDYIFMKTFGMGMTGAALATVSGYLIISMFGIVYFLKKRNNLYFIKVKMKWEIIKESCINGSSEMVTDISSGVVTFLFNIVMMKYMGEKGVAAITIILYSQFVFIAVYLGFSMGTAPIISYNYGNQNKKQLKRIFNICSKLIIGSSVGVFLLSLIFAKYIVGFFAPEGTEVYIIARKGFSLFAIAYIFAGYNIFSSSLFTALSNGKISAVISFMRTLVFIVLGIFFLPMMFKVNGIWLAVPFAEILSILVSLYFIKRERNNYGYM; encoded by the coding sequence ATGAGTTACACAATAGCAAAAAAATTTAATTTATTATCACTGCTTAAATTTACAGTCCCAGCAATAATTATGATGCTGTTTATGTCATTGTATACAATAGTTGATGGAATATTTATCTCAAGACTTATTGGAACAACTGCACTTTCTGGATTAAATATAGTCTACCCTTTTATAAGTTTCATACATGCAGTAGCTATTATGTTTGCAGCTGGAGGAAGTGCTATTATAGCTAAAAAAATGGGAGAGGGAAGGGATGAAGAAGCAAGAAATACTTTTTCTCTCATAGTATATACTGGAATATTTATTGGAATTTGTATATCAGTCTTTGGTAATGTATTTATAAATGAAATTGTAAGATTCTTAGGAGCTTCACCAGTACTAGAAAAGTATTCATATGATTATTTAAGAGTAATAATTTCTTTTACACCTTTTTTTATATTACAAATACTTTTTCAGACTTTTTTTATAACGGCTGGCAGACCAGAGCTTGGATTAAGAATGACAATTGTTTCAGGTATTACTAATGCTGTTTTAGATTATATATTTATGAAAACATTTGGAATGGGAATGACAGGTGCAGCATTAGCAACAGTGTCAGGATATCTTATAATTTCAATGTTTGGAATAGTCTATTTTTTAAAAAAGAGAAATAATTTATATTTTATCAAAGTAAAAATGAAATGGGAAATTATAAAAGAAAGCTGTATAAATGGTTCTTCAGAAATGGTCACAGATATTTCCAGTGGTGTAGTTACTTTTCTTTTCAATATAGTAATGATGAAATATATGGGAGAAAAGGGAGTAGCAGCTATAACTATTATACTTTACTCACAATTTGTTTTTATAGCAGTATATTTGGGATTTTCCATGGGTACAGCTCCAATTATAAGCTATAATTATGGAAATCAAAATAAGAAGCAGTTAAAAAGAATATTCAATATATGCTCAAAACTTATTATAGGATCATCAGTGGGAGTATTTCTTCTTTCATTGATATTTGCAAAATATATTGTTGGTTTTTTCGCACCAGAAGGAACAGAAGTATACATTATAGCTAGAAAAGGATTTTCATTATTTGCAATAGCATATATTTTTGCAGGATATAATATATTTTCTTCTTCGCTGTTCACTGCATTATCCAATGGGAAAATATCAGCAGTAATTTCTTTTATGAGAACATTAGTTTTTATAGTTTTAGGAATATTTTTTCTTCCTATGATGTTTAAAGTAAATGGAATATGGCTGGCAGTTCCTTTTGCAGAAATATTGTCTATTCTTGTATCACTGTATTTTATAAAAAGAGAAAGAAATAATTATGGTTATATGTAA
- a CDS encoding amino acid ABC transporter permease: MEFLLQIINGLQIGSIYALVSLGYTMVYGIAQLINFAHGDIIMVGAYVSLFSIPVFTRIGLPVWLTVFPAIIICVILGTLTERIAYRPLRNSPRISNLITAIGVSLLLENTFMKLFTPNTRAFPKVFTNAPIVIGRMHLNFGTAVTIILTIALSVGLQYFMKKTKYGKAMMATSEDYGAAKLVGINVDNTIQLTFAIGSGLAAVASVLYVSAYPQVQPLMGSMLGIKAFIAAVLGGIGILPGAVIGGFILGIVESLTRAYLSSQLADAFVFAILIVVLLVKPTGILGKNMREKV, translated from the coding sequence ATGGAATTTTTACTTCAGATAATAAATGGATTACAAATAGGAAGTATATATGCCTTGGTATCCTTAGGATATACAATGGTTTACGGAATAGCACAGCTCATAAACTTTGCTCATGGAGATATCATTATGGTAGGAGCATATGTTTCATTATTTAGTATTCCGGTCTTTACAAGAATAGGGTTGCCCGTATGGCTTACTGTATTTCCAGCTATAATTATATGTGTAATTTTAGGTACTTTGACAGAGAGGATAGCGTATAGACCTCTTAGAAATTCACCAAGAATTTCTAACCTGATTACAGCCATAGGAGTAAGCTTATTATTAGAAAATACTTTTATGAAACTTTTTACTCCAAATACAAGAGCATTTCCAAAAGTATTTACAAATGCTCCAATAGTTATAGGAAGAATGCATTTAAATTTCGGAACTGCAGTAACTATTATTCTTACAATAGCTTTATCAGTGGGACTTCAGTATTTTATGAAAAAAACTAAATATGGAAAAGCAATGATGGCTACAAGTGAAGATTATGGAGCAGCTAAATTAGTAGGAATCAATGTTGATAATACAATTCAATTAACATTTGCAATTGGAAGCGGACTGGCAGCAGTAGCATCTGTTCTGTATGTTTCAGCTTATCCTCAAGTTCAGCCTCTTATGGGGTCTATGCTTGGAATAAAAGCTTTTATTGCAGCTGTTTTAGGAGGAATAGGAATTCTTCCAGGAGCAGTTATTGGAGGATTTATTTTGGGAATAGTAGAAAGTCTGACAAGAGCTTATCTTTCTTCTCAACTGGCAGATGCTTTCGTATTTGCTATCCTTATAGTAGTACTTTTAGTCAAACCTACAGGGATACTAGGTAAAAATATGAGAGAAAAGGTATAG
- a CDS encoding putative acetyltransferase, with translation MNILKLKTDRLILRNFEEKDIEALYFLLKDTEVNTFLPWFPVKTLEEAKIFFEKRLKNQKYNMAICLQDNDYPIGYVKVEMNDSYDFGYALRKEFWHKGIVTEASKALVELLKKDGISYITATHDKNNPRSGNVMQQLGMKYCYSFKEQWQPKNILVTFRMYQLNFDGQENRIYKKYWNLYDEHFIEKDI, from the coding sequence ATGAATATATTAAAACTTAAAACAGATAGACTTATATTAAGAAATTTTGAGGAAAAAGATATTGAAGCCTTATATTTTCTTTTGAAAGACACAGAAGTTAATACTTTTTTACCATGGTTTCCTGTAAAAACACTGGAAGAAGCAAAGATATTTTTTGAAAAACGATTAAAAAACCAGAAATATAATATGGCAATTTGTTTACAAGATAATGACTATCCAATCGGATATGTAAAAGTAGAAATGAATGATAGTTATGATTTTGGTTATGCACTTCGTAAAGAATTCTGGCACAAAGGAATTGTTACTGAAGCAAGTAAGGCACTTGTTGAATTATTAAAAAAAGATGGTATTTCTTATATTACTGCTACACATGACAAAAATAATCCTAGAAGTGGCAATGTTATGCAGCAGTTAGGCATGAAATACTGCTATTCATTTAAGGAACAATGGCAGCCCAAAAATATCCTAGTTACCTTTAGAATGTATCAATTAAATTTTGATGGGCAAGAAAATAGAATATATAAAAAATATTGGAATCTTTATGATGAACATTTTATAGAAAAAGATATATAA
- a CDS encoding putative transcriptional regulator, whose translation MVNKSNLYFTTGEFAKLVNVTKHTLFYYDEVGVFSPIIRKENDYRFYAVEQIEVFEVILTLKELGMSLKDIKEYMKNRSPKNFVALMEEREKIIDEKIIYLKEIKKFFHKKAEIVRSTLDIDTDKIEIEEYPDEYLIPIKAEISNEKDMAVYLAKYIRFCKEKNIYSPHPISGMQDYENIYKGIYYKYSSFYTKITIEQLPLLQNNNIPFLLKEKGKYIAAYHSKGYYSLDEVYNKIFVFIKENNLKTIGNFYEDVLLDELSIEGYENYMVKISIKVK comes from the coding sequence ATGGTAAATAAATCAAATCTATATTTTACTACAGGAGAATTTGCAAAACTTGTAAATGTAACTAAACATACACTTTTTTATTATGATGAGGTGGGAGTATTTTCTCCAATTATAAGAAAAGAAAATGATTACAGATTTTATGCTGTTGAGCAGATAGAAGTCTTTGAAGTTATATTAACTTTAAAAGAATTAGGTATGTCCTTAAAAGATATAAAAGAATATATGAAAAATAGGAGTCCTAAAAATTTTGTTGCTCTTATGGAAGAAAGAGAAAAAATAATAGATGAAAAAATAATTTATTTAAAAGAGATAAAAAAATTCTTTCATAAAAAAGCTGAAATAGTCAGATCAACTTTAGATATAGACACAGATAAAATAGAAATTGAGGAATACCCTGATGAATATCTTATCCCTATAAAAGCTGAAATAAGTAATGAAAAAGATATGGCTGTTTATTTGGCAAAATACATTAGATTTTGTAAAGAGAAAAACATATATAGTCCCCACCCTATAAGTGGTATGCAGGACTATGAAAATATTTACAAGGGAATCTATTACAAGTATTCATCTTTTTATACTAAAATTACTATTGAGCAGCTTCCATTATTGCAGAATAATAATATCCCTTTTCTTTTAAAAGAAAAGGGAAAATATATTGCTGCTTATCATTCTAAAGGATACTATTCATTAGATGAAGTGTATAATAAAATATTTGTCTTTATAAAAGAAAATAATCTGAAAACTATTGGCAATTTCTATGAAGATGTTTTATTAGATGAACTTTCTATAGAAGGATATGAAAACTATATGGTAAAAATATCTATTAAAGTTAAATAA
- a CDS encoding amino acid ABC transporter ATP-binding protein, with protein sequence MSNPILNAKDISITFGALKAVTDFNLEIKENELVGLIGPNGAGKTTVFNILTGVYSPTSGEYKFNGEVINKMPTFKLVKKGLARTFQNIRLFKYLSVLQNVLVANNFNMKYGILAGMFRTPKYWREEKEAEKKAMDLLKIFGLEEYAHTAAGNLPYGKQRKLEIARAMATNPKVLLLDEPAAGMNPTETEELMNTIRLIRDKFNIAILLIEHDMKLVLGICERLVVLDHGNIIASGDPKKVVNDPAVVTAYLGQDDEDEIGGEEE encoded by the coding sequence ATGAGTAATCCTATTTTAAATGCAAAAGATATATCTATCACTTTTGGTGCTCTTAAAGCTGTTACAGATTTTAATCTTGAAATAAAAGAAAATGAACTTGTAGGACTTATTGGACCAAACGGTGCAGGAAAAACAACAGTTTTTAATATTCTTACTGGAGTATACTCTCCAACCTCTGGTGAGTATAAATTTAATGGAGAAGTCATCAATAAGATGCCAACATTTAAATTAGTAAAAAAAGGATTGGCAAGAACATTTCAGAATATTAGACTTTTTAAGTATCTTTCTGTACTTCAAAATGTACTTGTAGCTAATAATTTTAATATGAAATATGGAATACTGGCTGGAATGTTTCGTACTCCTAAATACTGGAGAGAAGAAAAAGAAGCCGAAAAAAAGGCTATGGACCTTTTAAAAATATTTGGATTAGAAGAATATGCACATACAGCAGCGGGAAATCTTCCATATGGAAAACAGAGAAAACTGGAAATAGCACGTGCAATGGCTACAAATCCAAAGGTTCTTCTTTTAGATGAACCAGCAGCAGGAATGAATCCTACAGAAACTGAAGAATTAATGAATACTATTCGTTTAATTAGAGATAAATTCAACATAGCAATTCTTTTAATAGAACATGATATGAAACTGGTATTGGGAATTTGTGAAAGACTTGTTGTATTAGATCATGGAAATATAATTGCTTCTGGGGACCCTAAGAAAGTAGTAAATGACCCAGCTGTTGTTACAGCATATCTTGGACAGGATGATGAAGATGAAATTGGAGGAGAGGAGGAATAA
- a CDS encoding amino acid binding protein, with translation MKKLTTALLGLSLLLTSCGGNSEKPAATAEKKEPEVIKIGGLAPLTGGLAIYGITASNASKLAFEEINANGGILGKKVEFIVYDEKGDSTEAVTAYNRLVDDGVVALIGDITSKPTLAVAEIAAQDNMPMITPTGTQYNITEAGPNVFRVCFTDPYQGVVLANFAQQKLNAKTAAILVNNSSDYSDGIAKSFAEEAEKLGITVVGKEGYADGDKDFKAQLTKIAPTNPDVLVVPEYYEQAALIATQAREVGIKSTFIGPDGWDGIAKALDKSAYGAIENSYFTNHYSTQDTSEKVQNFIKSYKAKYNEDPSAFSALGYDAAYIVKASIEKAGSTDKKAVVEAMKNINYDGVTGQLTFDAKNNPVKAVTIIKVVDGNYTFDSVIQPK, from the coding sequence ATGAAAAAATTAACCACAGCTTTATTAGGACTTTCGTTATTATTGACATCATGCGGAGGAAATAGTGAAAAACCAGCAGCCACTGCTGAAAAAAAAGAACCTGAAGTTATCAAAATAGGAGGGTTAGCACCACTTACTGGAGGACTTGCTATCTATGGTATTACAGCATCAAATGCAAGTAAATTAGCTTTTGAGGAAATCAATGCCAATGGTGGAATTCTAGGAAAAAAAGTAGAATTTATTGTTTATGATGAAAAAGGAGATTCTACTGAAGCAGTTACTGCATATAATAGACTGGTTGATGATGGAGTTGTAGCTCTTATTGGAGATATTACATCTAAGCCAACTTTAGCAGTTGCAGAAATTGCTGCACAAGATAATATGCCTATGATTACACCTACTGGAACTCAATATAATATCACTGAAGCAGGACCAAATGTATTTCGTGTATGTTTTACTGACCCATATCAAGGAGTTGTTTTAGCAAACTTTGCACAACAAAAACTTAATGCAAAAACTGCTGCTATTCTAGTAAATAATTCAAGTGACTATTCTGATGGAATTGCCAAATCATTTGCTGAAGAAGCTGAAAAACTTGGAATTACTGTTGTAGGCAAAGAAGGATATGCAGATGGGGATAAGGATTTTAAAGCTCAATTAACAAAAATCGCTCCAACTAACCCTGATGTTTTAGTTGTACCAGAATATTATGAACAAGCAGCTTTAATTGCAACTCAAGCAAGAGAAGTTGGTATCAAATCTACTTTCATTGGACCAGATGGATGGGATGGAATTGCTAAAGCACTAGATAAATCAGCTTATGGTGCTATTGAAAACAGTTATTTCACAAACCACTATTCAACACAGGACACTTCTGAAAAAGTACAAAACTTTATTAAATCTTATAAAGCTAAATACAATGAGGATCCATCTGCTTTCTCTGCTTTAGGATATGATGCTGCTTATATCGTAAAAGCTTCTATTGAAAAAGCTGGTTCTACAGATAAAAAAGCTGTTGTTGAAGCAATGAAAAATATAAATTATGATGGTGTAACTGGACAACTTACTTTTGATGCAAAAAATAACCCAGTAAAAGCTGTAACTATTATCAAGGTTGTAGATGGAAACTATACATTTGATTCAGTTATTCAGCCTAAATAG
- a CDS encoding membrane transport protein — protein sequence MVEYSDKTKGERKVITYILLKQIIIMFMLMGVGAALYKLKYITDQGAKEFGNVLLRIIIPSVIIKSYIVEFTPEKFRDMWMSTGLALLGLLLAMAVSAVAYGRRKPIENFASSYSNAGFIGIPLTQAVFGSEAVFYVAAYVTLLNLFQWTYGVFIMTGETENIKPKNLVTNPMLVSMIIGLIIFLFSIPVHETVVKTIGFLASMNTPVAMLVLGVFLAKADIKDIFLDYKIYPCMSMRLLVIPLLTLGVFYFLPIDNTTMVMSVLIAACTSVGGNIAIFAQQYDRNYLLAIKTVCLSTILSIVTIPLFFMVVQMLYM from the coding sequence ATGGTAGAATATTCTGATAAAACTAAGGGGGAAAGAAAAGTGATTACTTATATTTTACTGAAACAAATAATAATAATGTTTATGCTTATGGGGGTAGGTGCTGCACTTTATAAATTAAAATACATCACTGATCAGGGAGCAAAAGAATTTGGAAATGTTTTACTTCGTATAATTATTCCAAGTGTTATTATCAAATCATATATAGTTGAATTTACTCCAGAAAAATTCAGAGATATGTGGATGTCAACTGGATTGGCTCTTTTAGGGCTCCTTTTGGCTATGGCTGTTTCTGCTGTTGCCTATGGCAGAAGAAAACCAATTGAAAATTTTGCTTCTTCATATTCAAATGCTGGATTTATTGGAATTCCACTTACACAGGCAGTTTTTGGCAGTGAAGCTGTTTTTTATGTAGCTGCTTATGTCACTCTTTTAAATCTTTTTCAATGGACTTATGGAGTGTTTATAATGACAGGAGAAACTGAAAATATAAAACCTAAAAATCTTGTCACTAATCCTATGCTTGTGAGCATGATAATAGGTCTTATAATATTTCTTTTCTCTATTCCTGTACATGAAACTGTTGTAAAGACAATCGGTTTTCTTGCTTCAATGAATACTCCAGTTGCTATGCTGGTATTAGGTGTGTTTCTTGCTAAAGCTGATATAAAAGATATTTTTCTTGATTATAAAATTTATCCATGTATGTCTATGAGGCTTTTAGTTATTCCATTGTTAACATTAGGGGTATTTTATTTTCTTCCAATAGATAATACTACTATGGTAATGTCAGTACTTATTGCTGCTTGTACTTCTGTAGGAGGAAACATAGCAATTTTTGCCCAGCAATATGACAGAAATTATCTTCTTGCTATAAAAACAGTTTGCCTGAGCACTATTCTTTCTATTGTTACAATACCATTATTTTTTATGGTTGTACAAATGTTATATATGTAG
- the asnA gene encoding aspartate-ammonia ligase, whose amino-acid sequence MGYKSKLDIRQTEVAIKQVKDFFERELAKELNLTRVSAPLFVKPESGLNDNLNGIERPVSFVTKAGDKAEIVHSLAKWKRMALHNYNFNIGEGLYTDMNAIRRDEDTDFIHSYYVDQWDWEKIIAKEDRKEETLKEIVSGIYEVFKKTEDYVNSLYPELDKKIPEKITFITAQELEDKYPLLTPKEREHAAAKEYGAVFLMKIGGTLNSGEKHDGRAPDYDDWELNGDIILNYEPLGIGLELSSMGIRVDEDSLVKQLEIAGCEDRKELDYHKKLINKELPYTIGGGIGQSRICMFFLDKLHIGEVQASMWPKEVHEICKKLNIHLL is encoded by the coding sequence ATGGGTTACAAATCAAAACTAGACATCAGGCAGACTGAGGTCGCAATCAAACAAGTAAAAGATTTCTTTGAAAGGGAATTAGCTAAAGAACTAAATTTAACAAGAGTTTCAGCTCCATTATTCGTTAAACCAGAAAGTGGATTAAATGATAATTTAAATGGAATCGAAAGACCAGTAAGCTTTGTTACAAAAGCTGGAGATAAAGCTGAAATTGTTCACTCTTTAGCAAAATGGAAAAGAATGGCACTTCACAATTATAACTTCAATATAGGAGAAGGACTATACACTGACATGAATGCTATAAGAAGAGATGAAGATACAGATTTCATCCATTCATATTATGTTGATCAGTGGGACTGGGAAAAAATAATAGCTAAAGAAGACAGAAAAGAAGAAACATTAAAAGAAATAGTTTCTGGGATATACGAAGTATTCAAAAAAACTGAAGATTATGTTAATTCGTTATATCCTGAACTAGACAAAAAGATACCTGAAAAAATAACATTTATTACTGCACAGGAATTAGAAGATAAATATCCTCTTCTTACTCCAAAAGAAAGAGAACATGCAGCTGCTAAAGAATATGGTGCAGTATTCCTAATGAAAATAGGAGGAACGCTTAATTCAGGAGAAAAACATGATGGAAGAGCCCCTGACTATGATGACTGGGAATTAAACGGAGATATAATTCTAAATTATGAGCCTCTTGGAATAGGGTTGGAACTTTCATCTATGGGAATAAGAGTAGATGAAGATTCATTGGTAAAACAACTTGAAATAGCTGGGTGTGAAGACAGAAAAGAATTAGATTATCATAAAAAACTTATCAATAAAGAGTTGCCATATACTATTGGCGGAGGAATAGGCCAATCTCGTATCTGTATGTTCTTCCTTGACAAACTTCATATAGGAGAAGTTCAAGCTTCTATGTGGCCAAAAGAAGTTCATGAGATCTGTAAAAAATTAAATATTCACCTTTTATGA
- a CDS encoding amino acid ABC transporter ATPase has protein sequence MENMLEIKDLHVYYDNIHALKGISLNVKQGEIVSLIGANGAGKTTTLQTISGLIQSKQGNIIFEGKDITKEKSHKICEIGIAQVPEGRRIFSRLLVKDNLKLGAFTIKDSPENLEKDRARFYEVFPRMSERKNQMAGTLSGGEQQMLAMGRAIMSRPKLLILDEPSMGLSPLFVKEIFAVIKKLNEAGTTILLVEQNAKMALSISHRAYVIETGNITLEGNAKELMNNPEIKKAYLGA, from the coding sequence ATGGAAAACATGCTTGAAATAAAAGATTTACATGTATATTATGACAATATCCATGCTTTAAAAGGAATTTCTCTAAATGTAAAACAAGGAGAAATAGTTTCTCTAATTGGAGCCAATGGTGCAGGAAAAACAACTACTTTACAGACAATTTCTGGACTTATCCAATCTAAGCAAGGAAACATAATATTTGAAGGAAAAGATATTACTAAAGAAAAATCACATAAAATATGTGAAATTGGAATAGCTCAGGTTCCTGAAGGAAGAAGAATATTTTCAAGATTATTGGTAAAAGATAATTTAAAATTAGGAGCTTTTACTATAAAAGATAGTCCAGAGAATCTTGAAAAAGACCGTGCCAGATTTTATGAAGTTTTCCCAAGAATGTCTGAAAGAAAAAATCAAATGGCTGGAACACTTTCTGGTGGGGAGCAGCAAATGCTTGCTATGGGAAGAGCTATTATGAGCAGACCTAAGCTTTTAATACTTGATGAACCTTCAATGGGGCTTTCACCATTATTTGTAAAAGAGATATTTGCAGTAATTAAAAAACTAAATGAGGCTGGAACTACTATCTTATTGGTAGAACAAAATGCAAAAATGGCACTGTCTATATCTCATCGTGCATACGTTATTGAAACTGGCAACATAACACTTGAAGGAAATGCTAAAGAACTTATGAATAACCCAGAAATTAAAAAAGCATATTTAGGTGCTTAG
- the iadA gene encoding isoaspartyl dipeptidase yields the protein MFRLIKNVEVYSPKYLGAKDILFCNNKIVRIGNNINIDSFDCEVIDGTGKKAIPGYIDQHIHITGGGGEGSFKTRVPEAPLSKIVEAGVTTVVGVLGTDSTTRNVENLLAKAKSLKEEGISCYITTGAYEFPSPTISGTVKRDITFIEEIIGVKLAISDHRASFINEDILEDLGSQVRTAGMFANKAGIVVLHMGDGDRVLSQVLNVIRDSEIPIKHFIPTHVNRKAEVFEAALDFAKRGGYIDITSSFTEEDYMTAAKGVVAAQKAGVPLDRITFSSDGYGSFSDYDTAGNLIRIGASPIDTDHQQIVELVKKYGFNLEEALQFLTVNPAKALKLYPNKGILAEDSDADMILLDENLDINDVFALGKQFVKNKKVIIKGTYEN from the coding sequence ATGTTTAGATTAATAAAAAATGTTGAAGTGTATTCTCCCAAATATCTTGGAGCAAAGGATATTCTTTTCTGCAATAATAAAATAGTAAGGATAGGGAATAATATAAATATTGATAGCTTTGATTGTGAAGTTATAGATGGAACTGGAAAAAAAGCTATTCCAGGATATATAGACCAGCATATTCACATTACTGGAGGTGGCGGTGAAGGAAGTTTTAAAACTAGAGTTCCTGAAGCACCATTATCTAAAATAGTTGAAGCTGGAGTTACTACAGTGGTTGGCGTACTTGGTACTGACAGCACTACAAGAAATGTTGAAAACCTTCTTGCTAAAGCTAAAAGCTTGAAAGAAGAAGGAATATCTTGCTATATCACAACTGGAGCTTATGAATTTCCTTCTCCTACTATTAGTGGAACAGTAAAGAGAGATATTACTTTTATTGAAGAAATAATTGGAGTAAAACTTGCTATTTCAGATCATAGAGCCTCTTTTATCAATGAAGATATTTTAGAAGATTTAGGATCACAAGTCAGAACTGCTGGAATGTTTGCCAATAAAGCCGGAATAGTTGTTCTTCATATGGGAGATGGAGATAGAGTTCTCTCTCAAGTATTGAATGTAATTAGAGATTCTGAAATACCAATCAAGCATTTTATTCCTACACATGTCAATAGAAAGGCTGAAGTATTTGAAGCAGCTTTGGATTTTGCAAAAAGAGGTGGATATATTGATATTACTTCTTCATTTACAGAGGAAGACTATATGACAGCGGCCAAAGGAGTAGTTGCTGCTCAGAAAGCTGGAGTGCCTTTAGATCGTATTACATTCAGCTCTGATGGATATGGAAGTTTCTCAGATTATGATACAGCTGGAAATCTTATCAGAATAGGAGCTTCTCCTATAGATACTGACCATCAGCAGATTGTAGAGCTTGTTAAAAAATATGGTTTTAATCTTGAGGAAGCTCTTCAGTTTCTTACTGTCAATCCTGCTAAAGCTTTAAAACTTTATCCAAATAAAGGAATACTTGCTGAAGACAGTGATGCTGATATGATATTATTAGATGAAAATTTAGATATCAATGACGTTTTCGCACTTGGAAAACAATTTGTGAAAAATAAAAAGGTTATTATAAAAGGAACATACGAAAATTAA